In the genome of Pelodiscus sinensis isolate JC-2024 chromosome 15, ASM4963464v1, whole genome shotgun sequence, one region contains:
- the SNAP29 gene encoding synaptosomal-associated protein 29 — translation MSSYTKSCNPFDDDDDDNEGLKPRKWNYGNDNFNEPSERQHDEATDKQRYLQQEVLRRAQATEDSTNRSLSLIYESEQVGVATSEELVRQGEALKRTERMVDKMDQDLKISQRHINSIKSVFGGFVNYFKSKPPETKPEQNGAPEHQANSRLKEAMVFSKEQESKYQESHPNLRKLRNSDYDLSGTSLESSAQSEVYPKNQHLRAYHQKIDSNLGEMSDGLSRLKNLALGLQTEIEEQDDILDRLTKKVDTLDVNITSTERKVRQL, via the exons ATGTCATCTTACACGAAAAGCTGTAATCCATTTGATGATGATGACGATGACAATGAAGGTTTGAAGCCCAGGAAGTGGAATTATGGCAATGACAACTTTAATGAACCTTCTGAAAGGCAACATGATGAGGCTACAGATAAACAGAGATATCTTCAGCAGGAAGTTCTGAGACGGGCTCAGGCTACAGAGGACAGCACTAATAGATCTCTTTCTCTCATTTATGAATCTGAGCAAGTTGGAGTAGCTACATCAGAG GAACTTGTGCGTCAGGGTGAGGCGCTAAAGCGCACTGAACGAATGGTGGATAAAATGGACCAGGATTTAAAGATCAGTCAAAGACACATAAACAGCATAAAAAGTGTCTTTGGTGGTTTTGTAAACTACTTCAAATCTAAACCTCCAGAAACTAAGCCTGAACAGAATGGGGCCCCTGAACACCAAGCAAACAGCAG ATTAAAAGAAGCCATGGTTTTTAGTAAAGAACAGGAATCAAAGTACCAAGAAAGTCATCCAAATTTAAGGAAGCTGCGTAATTCTG ACTATGACTTAAGTGGAACCAGTTTGGAATCTTCTGCTCAATCCGAAGTTTATCCAAAGAATCAACATCTCCGAGCTTACCACCAGAAAATTGACAGCAACTTAG GTGAAATGTCGGATGGGCTGAGCCGTCTGAAAAACCTGGCTCTGGGTCTACAGACAGAAATTGAAGAGCAGGATGACATTCTTGACCGGCTAACCAAAAAAGTAGATACACTGGATGTCAATATTACAAGCACTGAAAGAAAAGTCCGACAACTTTAA